One genomic region from Bacilli bacterium encodes:
- a CDS encoding glycerophosphodiester phosphodiesterase family protein, protein MTNFTNFLKTPLAHRGLHNQQFAENSLGAFQNAVAAGYGIELDVHLIKDGSLVVVHDNNLKRVTGKDGLVENLTAEELKEYPLLIGGELIPSFDAVLALVNGKVPLLIELKVENDFNPKLVDLVMKSLEKYPFLENTAVQSFNPYAIKYIRAQYPNRFPYGQLISKDLPGQSKMVHFVFKTLLVNKISHPDFVSYDINFLPFWRIRRLRKKGMPILSWTINSEEKLQKGRKYSDNIIFETIKL, encoded by the coding sequence ATGACTAACTTCACTAATTTCTTGAAGACTCCGTTGGCCCATCGCGGATTGCATAATCAACAATTCGCCGAAAACTCTCTCGGAGCTTTTCAAAATGCCGTCGCTGCTGGCTATGGAATTGAACTGGATGTTCATCTGATAAAAGATGGAAGTCTTGTCGTTGTCCACGATAACAATTTAAAAAGAGTGACCGGTAAAGACGGCCTTGTGGAGAATTTAACTGCCGAGGAATTAAAGGAATATCCTTTACTGATTGGGGGCGAACTAATCCCCTCTTTCGATGCGGTTCTTGCCCTCGTCAACGGTAAAGTCCCACTTCTTATCGAACTAAAAGTCGAAAATGATTTCAATCCAAAATTGGTTGATCTCGTTATGAAATCCCTTGAGAAGTATCCCTTTTTGGAAAATACGGCTGTTCAATCATTTAATCCTTATGCCATTAAGTATATCCGCGCGCAATATCCCAACCGCTTTCCCTACGGACAATTAATCAGCAAGGACTTGCCCGGACAAAGCAAAATGGTGCATTTTGTTTTTAAAACCTTACTTGTAAATAAAATTTCGCATCCTGATTTTGTTTCTTACGACATAAATTTTCTTCCCTTCTGGCGCATACGCCGACTGAGGAAAAAAGGAATGCCTATTTTAAGTTGGACTATCAACAGTGAAGAGAAATTGCAAAAAGGGCGCAAATATAGCGACAATATCATTTTTGAGACGATAAAACTTTAA
- a CDS encoding MFS transporter has product MTKSDAGHTAPKLNLKRTFSVGFAFLLISMFWSVYDNIVAKMLINDFGLNQTWSGVLLALDNIIALFLLPLFGALSDKTRTKMGKRTPYILIGTIVAAVIFVGLAAVDFFQQAVIAKEAISGVLEGTDGFYFTVNGVISTSNPVKSVVATARSTYIFQVITTNYSGYLVAFIGILLIVLIAMASFRTPAVSLMPDVTIKPLRSKANAVINLMGAVGGLVALLATNFLGKDYQNYIPLFALIGGLMLVMLSVFMILVREVPWSKSMEEDSIRYGIEKKETIAKEDADPKYKEKMPKDVKKSFLLILASVILWFMAYNAATSKFSDYATNVVDFSSWALALMIANVAAIISFYPVGIISTKLGRRKTILGGIIILLVAFILGYFVTKETNFLMFVTMALAGIGWATINVNSYPMVVEMSHGSNIGVYTGYYYTASMAAQIATPIFSGILMDLIDRRVLFIYCAVFAALAFVTMLFVRHGDSKQINDEVVEIDLD; this is encoded by the coding sequence ATGACAAAGTCGGATGCTGGTCACACTGCGCCTAAGCTTAATTTGAAACGGACATTTAGTGTCGGTTTCGCTTTCTTACTTATTTCGATGTTTTGGTCGGTTTATGACAATATCGTGGCGAAGATGTTAATCAATGACTTTGGACTCAACCAAACTTGGTCGGGAGTTCTCTTGGCATTGGATAATATTATCGCCCTTTTCTTACTTCCCCTTTTTGGCGCTTTATCGGATAAGACGCGTACAAAAATGGGAAAACGCACGCCTTACATTCTTATCGGCACGATTGTTGCCGCTGTTATTTTTGTCGGCTTGGCCGCTGTCGACTTTTTCCAACAGGCGGTCATCGCCAAGGAAGCCATTTCCGGAGTTTTAGAAGGAACGGATGGCTTTTATTTTACGGTCAACGGAGTAATTAGCACCTCAAATCCAGTTAAAAGTGTCGTGGCTACTGCTCGTAGTACGTATATTTTCCAAGTGATAACCACCAATTATTCCGGATATCTTGTCGCCTTCATCGGTATTCTACTGATTGTTTTAATTGCTATGGCATCCTTTAGAACTCCAGCAGTTAGTTTGATGCCTGATGTAACGATTAAACCTTTACGTTCAAAAGCAAATGCGGTGATAAACCTAATGGGAGCTGTCGGTGGGCTCGTGGCCTTACTGGCGACTAACTTCCTGGGTAAGGATTATCAAAACTACATCCCGTTATTTGCCCTTATCGGTGGACTGATGCTGGTGATGCTTTCCGTATTTATGATTCTAGTGCGTGAGGTTCCTTGGTCAAAATCGATGGAAGAAGATTCCATCCGTTATGGCATTGAAAAGAAAGAAACTATCGCTAAAGAAGATGCCGATCCTAAATATAAGGAAAAAATGCCGAAGGATGTCAAAAAATCTTTCTTGCTCATCTTAGCTTCCGTTATCCTTTGGTTTATGGCTTATAATGCGGCAACTTCAAAGTTTAGTGATTATGCTACCAACGTGGTGGATTTCTCCTCGTGGGCATTGGCTTTAATGATTGCCAATGTGGCAGCGATTATTTCTTTCTATCCGGTGGGAATCATCTCTACCAAACTGGGACGGAGAAAAACGATTCTCGGAGGAATTATTATTCTTCTCGTGGCCTTTATTCTCGGTTACTTTGTGACTAAAGAAACCAACTTCCTCATGTTTGTTACAATGGCTTTGGCCGGTATCGGTTGGGCAACAATCAATGTTAATTCCTACCCAATGGTCGTGGAAATGAGTCATGGGTCTAATATTGGCGTTTATACCGGCTACTACTACACCGCTTCAATGGCTGCGCAAATTGCCACACCGATTTTTAGCGGTATTCTTATGGATCTCATTGATCGACGGGTCCTATTTATTTATTGTGCCGTCTTTGCCGCTTTGGCCTTTGTCACGATGCTCTTTGTCCGTCACGGCGACAGCAAACAAATCAACGATGAGGTTGTGGAAATTGATTTAGATTAG
- a CDS encoding HAD-IIA family hydrolase, whose product MTLDIFNHSLDIIKTKKLFLLDQDGTLYNGSVLFPQTKNFLDYIKKLGARYIFITNNSSQSVSSYIQRMDAFGIKTDADDFFTSTEATIIFLKKHYPQAKVFALGTTSFLEALKAGGIQLVSSVEADCALLAYDRELTYQKLVDLCELLSTKDIPYLATNPDWVCPIDFGYIPDCGSFAFMIEKATGKKPYFIGKPQPDMIEIVANKYQIQKKDVVVIGDRLYTDIQSAVNARVDSILVLSGEASLNDLKASSSQPTWVVNSIGELIP is encoded by the coding sequence ATGACACTCGATATTTTTAATCACTCGCTCGATATTATCAAAACAAAAAAGTTATTTCTTTTGGATCAAGACGGAACGCTCTATAATGGTTCCGTCCTTTTTCCTCAAACCAAAAACTTCTTAGATTACATTAAAAAGCTGGGCGCCAGATATATTTTTATCACTAATAACTCTTCTCAATCGGTTTCAAGTTATATTCAAAGAATGGATGCCTTCGGTATTAAAACGGATGCGGATGATTTCTTTACTTCAACCGAGGCTACGATAATTTTTCTAAAAAAACACTATCCGCAGGCTAAAGTTTTTGCCCTCGGAACCACTTCCTTTCTTGAAGCGCTTAAAGCGGGAGGAATTCAATTGGTATCTTCCGTTGAGGCCGACTGCGCTTTACTCGCTTATGATCGAGAATTGACCTATCAGAAGCTTGTTGACTTATGTGAACTACTATCAACCAAAGATATTCCTTACTTGGCCACCAATCCCGATTGGGTGTGTCCGATTGACTTTGGCTATATTCCCGACTGTGGTTCCTTCGCGTTTATGATTGAGAAGGCTACCGGTAAAAAGCCTTATTTTATTGGAAAGCCTCAGCCGGATATGATTGAGATTGTCGCTAATAAATATCAAATACAAAAGAAGGATGTTGTTGTTATTGGCGATCGCCTTTATACCGATATACAAAGCGCGGTTAACGCTCGGGTTGATTCTATTCTCGTTTTAAGCGGGGAAGCCTCTTTAAATGATTTAAAGGCATCTTCAAGCCAGCCAACCTGGGTTGTCAATTCTATCGGTGAGTTGATTCCATAG
- a CDS encoding deoxynucleoside kinase — MRLGVIGPTGAGKSLLSQKIADYYHATLIEEPVAKSPFLPIFYNNKETMSFIAQNAFYSELFILLYKERNNDNMVSDSTMFSNLVFSEQLHGEGYMDQHELELVYQIAEEGLRALPEVDVHIVIMRSNEQLLGNVKKRGRAIEQGQEAYLSKHNTNYYPVLRKIFDYYKVNDKHILWLPITDMEDPKEFASIIERINRQYKKGLD; from the coding sequence ATGAGACTTGGAGTTATCGGCCCGACTGGTGCGGGCAAGTCGTTATTATCCCAGAAAATTGCTGACTATTATCACGCAACTTTAATCGAAGAGCCGGTGGCTAAATCACCCTTTCTTCCGATTTTCTATAACAACAAAGAGACAATGTCGTTTATCGCTCAAAATGCCTTTTATAGTGAACTATTTATTCTTCTTTACAAGGAAAGAAATAATGACAATATGGTCAGTGACTCCACGATGTTCTCCAATCTGGTGTTCAGTGAGCAACTTCATGGTGAAGGCTACATGGATCAGCATGAACTTGAACTTGTCTATCAAATCGCGGAGGAAGGATTAAGAGCGTTGCCAGAAGTGGATGTGCATATCGTCATTATGCGGTCCAACGAACAGTTGCTCGGTAACGTAAAAAAAAGAGGCCGCGCGATTGAGCAAGGACAGGAAGCTTATCTTTCAAAACATAACACTAATTATTACCCGGTTTTGAGAAAAATATTTGATTATTATAAAGTCAACGATAAGCATATACTGTGGCTTCCAATTACCGATATGGAAGATCCTAAGGAATTTGCTTCGATAATTGAAAGAATAAATCGGCAGTATAAGAAAGGGCTTGACTAA
- the udk gene encoding uridine kinase, protein MSKVFVIGIAGGTASGKTTLAENLFTQSECDTTLVLRLDNYYRDFPEMPLEQRQKLNYDTPESFDVPLIVKHLKSLKAGREVAIPSYDFSFHRRKEETQKVKATPVIIVEGIMVFAIKEIRDLLDFKIFVDTPADVRLLRRIQRDINERGRTLTSVANQYLSTVRPMHDLYVEPSKVYANIIIPEGGYNKEATDLLVARIRQMVEESR, encoded by the coding sequence ATGAGCAAGGTATTCGTGATTGGAATAGCTGGCGGTACCGCTTCGGGCAAAACCACTTTGGCCGAAAATTTATTTACCCAATCAGAATGTGATACCACTCTCGTACTTAGGCTTGATAATTATTATCGCGATTTTCCGGAAATGCCTCTTGAACAAAGGCAAAAGCTCAATTATGACACTCCGGAATCTTTTGATGTACCGCTTATCGTCAAGCATTTAAAATCCTTAAAAGCCGGCAGGGAAGTTGCAATTCCCAGTTATGATTTTTCTTTTCATCGACGGAAGGAAGAGACACAAAAAGTAAAAGCAACTCCAGTTATAATCGTTGAAGGCATTATGGTTTTTGCCATTAAGGAAATCCGGGATCTGCTTGATTTTAAAATTTTTGTCGATACTCCGGCTGATGTTCGCTTGTTAAGGAGAATTCAGCGGGATATCAATGAACGGGGGCGCACTTTGACTTCGGTTGCCAATCAATACCTATCAACCGTTCGTCCGATGCATGATCTTTATGTGGAACCTTCCAAGGTCTATGCCAATATAATTATTCCTGAAGGGGGATATAATAAGGAGGCTACCGATTTATTGGTAGCCCGTATTCGTCAGATGGTTGAAGAAAGCCGTTAA
- a CDS encoding deoxynucleoside kinase, producing the protein MRLGINGPNGAGKSLLTRQLAAFFNYELIKEPIEKNEYLNFFYENKDLFSYLGQNAFYAAMFTLMWDHKDQKNVIFDSTFYSNIIYTKLLHLAGYMNEHQYQLSLDIAKQHIRHLPKLDLEIIIKRPKDVLFQNVHHRNREMEQGQDNYLNFHFDNYYPVAQAVYREFGIPQKNILMIEVGDLKDLNEIQRIARLIETRYNQGKENE; encoded by the coding sequence ATGCGCTTAGGAATAAATGGACCCAATGGTGCCGGCAAGTCACTGCTGACTCGGCAACTCGCCGCTTTTTTTAATTATGAGTTGATAAAAGAGCCGATTGAAAAAAATGAATATCTCAATTTTTTTTATGAGAACAAAGATCTTTTCTCCTATTTAGGTCAAAATGCTTTCTATGCCGCAATGTTCACTTTAATGTGGGATCATAAAGACCAAAAGAATGTGATATTTGATTCGACATTTTATAGTAATATCATCTATACGAAACTACTTCATCTTGCGGGCTATATGAATGAGCATCAATATCAGTTGTCGCTTGATATTGCCAAACAACACATTCGTCATCTGCCTAAACTCGATTTAGAAATTATTATAAAACGACCGAAGGATGTGCTTTTTCAAAATGTCCATCATCGAAATCGGGAGATGGAGCAAGGCCAAGATAATTATTTGAATTTTCACTTTGATAACTATTATCCCGTCGCTCAAGCAGTCTATCGCGAGTTTGGTATTCCTCAGAAGAACATACTGATGATTGAAGTGGGCGACTTAAAGGATTTAAACGAGATACAGCGTATTGCTAGGCTTATTGAAACTCGATATAATCAAGGCAAAGAAAACGAGTAA
- a CDS encoding NAD(P)/FAD-dependent oxidoreductase, whose translation MDKYNVIVVGAGPMGIFTAYELSLLNKDAKILLVDRGMDIYRRHCPIHDGKISKCPVNRDGILGCYPACSITSGFGGAGAYSDGKFNITSEFGGWMTEYLSDDDVLDLIHYVDSVNLAHGAPEQLTNPYTKEIEEIERRGLAHGLKLLRSQVRHLGTEVNLKVLTGIYEDLKTRIDFRFASNVTDLIVENGQVNGIIISDKEKIYSDYVVLGVGRSGAEWLDHTLNKYGVAFKHNKVDIGVRVETNDIVMEEINRSLYEGKFIYSTSMGTTVRTFCSNPSGHVVIENQDGVAVCNGHSYSDPSLGSHNTNFALLVSHGFDEPFKDPNAYAIEISRLANKLSAGSVIVQKYGDIKRNRRSTPKRIAEGFVKPTLKEAVPGDLGLVLPYKTMRSIIEMIEALDSVTPGIANDHTLFYGVEAKFYSARPNINGEFETAIKNLFVGGDGAGLTRGLAQAGANGVFVARAINRRITRCRVVNDVRPISSKKEE comes from the coding sequence ATGGATAAGTATAATGTAATTGTTGTCGGGGCTGGACCGATGGGTATTTTTACGGCTTATGAATTATCCCTACTGAATAAGGATGCAAAAATACTACTTGTTGATCGCGGCATGGATATTTATCGTCGGCATTGTCCAATTCATGATGGCAAGATTTCTAAATGTCCAGTCAATCGAGACGGAATTCTTGGCTGCTACCCGGCTTGTTCTATCACCAGCGGCTTTGGCGGTGCAGGAGCTTATTCCGATGGCAAGTTTAATATAACAAGTGAGTTTGGCGGATGGATGACAGAGTATCTTAGCGATGATGATGTCCTTGATCTAATCCATTATGTCGATAGTGTTAATCTTGCACATGGGGCGCCCGAACAGTTGACCAATCCTTATACCAAGGAAATAGAGGAAATAGAACGTCGCGGCTTGGCTCATGGTTTAAAGTTGTTGCGAAGTCAGGTTCGTCATTTAGGTACGGAAGTAAATTTAAAGGTATTGACCGGAATTTATGAGGATTTGAAAACCCGCATCGATTTCCGCTTTGCGAGTAATGTGACGGATTTAATTGTCGAGAACGGTCAAGTTAATGGAATTATAATTTCTGATAAAGAAAAAATTTATAGTGATTATGTTGTATTAGGTGTCGGCAGAAGTGGGGCAGAATGGCTTGATCACACCTTGAACAAATATGGAGTCGCATTTAAACATAATAAAGTTGATATTGGCGTGCGAGTGGAAACTAACGACATCGTAATGGAAGAAATAAATCGTTCGTTATATGAAGGAAAATTTATTTACTCCACCAGCATGGGGACGACAGTAAGAACATTTTGCTCTAACCCCTCGGGGCATGTCGTTATTGAAAATCAAGACGGAGTAGCGGTCTGTAATGGCCATTCCTACAGTGACCCCAGTCTTGGATCACACAATACAAATTTTGCTTTGCTGGTATCCCACGGGTTTGATGAACCATTTAAAGATCCGAATGCCTATGCCATAGAAATATCGCGCCTAGCCAATAAGCTTTCGGCCGGATCGGTTATTGTTCAAAAGTACGGCGATATAAAACGCAATCGTCGTTCCACCCCGAAAAGAATAGCGGAGGGGTTTGTAAAGCCGACATTGAAAGAAGCGGTGCCAGGTGATTTGGGACTCGTGCTGCCCTATAAAACGATGCGCTCCATCATCGAAATGATTGAAGCGCTTGATAGTGTTACTCCCGGCATTGCAAACGATCATACGCTTTTTTATGGGGTTGAGGCAAAGTTCTATAGTGCCCGTCCAAACATCAACGGGGAATTTGAGACTGCGATTAAGAATCTTTTTGTTGGTGGCGATGGGGCCGGACTTACACGTGGTTTAGCTCAAGCTGGAGCTAACGGGGTTTTTGTCGCGCGAGCGATTAATAGGCGAATTACTCGTTGTAGAGTTGTAAATGATGTGCGACCAATTTCTTCAAAAAAAGAAGAGTGA